A stretch of the Drosophila sulfurigaster albostrigata strain 15112-1811.04 chromosome 2L, ASM2355843v2, whole genome shotgun sequence genome encodes the following:
- the LOC133836351 gene encoding LOW QUALITY PROTEIN: uncharacterized protein LOC133836351 (The sequence of the model RefSeq protein was modified relative to this genomic sequence to represent the inferred CDS: deleted 1 base in 1 codon): MIDILSLPRRNKVVVGQVTSKQPSYKTGLPINSLPGWELIPLNCKLPMLKCPGNQVIFSKDKIGNTFKCSMQEFDSSMTVHIPEYNPLHDSNLKTFYSNERNLKRLRENGEITDENEVICNLKDFNQYREDLHKSQLYYVLQAYRQREAERHDRLLIANAESISRRDDLNPAGRHHSKEEVLARKQRLDEERHMRKVQLYNITEEKFKRLENMAAMQQMLLEHRKMLTNMRVQTHIGLHQDLQRKHLIKLKKLFQFKKDRYNKNMRNLHKQRLMKHTEGQIQSWHKRLNERIENQRRIDMLLSEMETERESFIESHKERYRAKWEAIQKSIKDRSRQVAKARKPKRSKSKKSRKPPVSKRTQPSFCDEFQATFDGLLDSELCYALNAAIALDGHAPVTFATNDPIYKAAQYILNHILQDFNIDLSDDECAMSVLISRIMNFMCDAKKYVNYKSVQIIGFARDNKAMEIPSTTVKIPMQPKNNSRVSHVSFSGVACTIGMGSYEIHPFVDVRPCTDRRPTPAGSLTSLVVSQIGDQVVQEKVHLPHLNRSQVVFIEHYLVKFKRELLVGLDKQVFAAIQCHFENRIMEVREELLELDKDFLYKQIAVGILSFAVNPLNFETALMLAVNVLASEIIWELQQSLLKPGIDPRGMSHPTSCGSDRDRERRSLCSN, encoded by the exons ATGATTGATATTTTATCGTTGCCACGCCGCAACAAAGTGGTTGTTGGCCAGGTGACATCGAAGCAACCTAGTTACAAAACTGGATTACCCATAAATAGTTTACCAGGCTGGGAGCTGATACCGCTCAATTGTAAGCTGCCCATGCTCAAGTGTCCCGGCAATCAGGTGATATTCTCAAAGGATAAGATTGGCAATACG TTCAAATGCAGCATGCAGGAGTTTGACTCTTCAATGACAGTGCACATCCCAGAGTACAATCCATTGCATGATTCGAATTTGAAGACCTTTTACTCGAACGAACGTAATTTAAAGCGGCTGCGCGAGAATGGCGAGATCACAGATGAGAACGAGGTTATTTGCAACTTAAAGGACTTTAATCAGTATCGCGAGGATCTGCACAAATCGCAGCTATACTATGTGCTGCAGGCATACAGGCAACGTGAAGCCGAGCGTCATGATCGTTTGCTCATTGCCAATGCCGAAAGCATTTCTCGACGCGATGATCTGAATCCGGCAGGACGGCATCACTCCAAGGAAGAGGTCCTGGCGCGCAAGCAACGTCTGGACGAGGAGCGACACATGCGCAAAGTGCAACTGTACAACATCACCGAGGAGAAGTTTAAGCGGTTGGAGAATATGGCGGCCATGCAACAGATGCTGCTGGAGCATCGCAAGATGCTCACAAATATGCGTGTGCAGACACACATTGGACTGCATCAGGATTTGCAGCGCAAGCATTTGATCAAGCTGAAGAAACTGTTTCAGTTCAAGAAGGATCGCTATAACAAGAACATGCGCAATCTGCACAAACAGCGACTGATGAAGCACACCGAGGGCCAAATACAATCCTGGCACAAGCGTCTCAATGAACGCATTGAAAATCAGCGACGTATCGATATGTTGCTCAGCGAAATGGAAACTGAACGCGAGAGTTTCATTGAGAGCCACAAGGAGAGATATCGCGCCAAATGGGAGGCTATCCAGAAAAGCATCAAGGATCGTTCACGCCAGGTGGCTAAAGCCCGTAAGCCTAAGCGTTCAAAGAGCAAGAAATCAAGGAAACCCCCTGTGTCCAAGCGCACACAACCTTCGTTCTGTGACGAATTCCAGGCCACCTTTGATGGTCTGCTGGACAGCGAACTTTGCTATGCCCTTAACGCAGCTATAGCCTTGGATGGACATGCTCCGGTTACCTTTGCTACCAATGATCCCATCTATAAGGCTGCCCAATATATTCTCAATCACATTTTGCAAGACTTTAACATCGATTTGAGTGACGATGAATGTGCGATGTCTGTGCTCATCAGTCGCATCATGAACTTTATGTGTGATGCCAAGAAATATGTGAATTAT AAATCGGTGCAAATCATTGGCTTTGCTCGTGATAACAAGGCCATGGAGATACCCTCGACTACAGTGAAGATTCCCATGCAACCCAAGAATAACTCACGTGTCTCACACGTCTCATTCAGCGGAGTTGCCTGCACAATTGGCATGGGCAGCTACGAGATCCATCCGTTTGTTGATGTGCGTCCCTGCACCGATCGCCGTCCAACGCCAGCGGGATCGCTTACCTCGCTGGTGGTCAGTCAAATTGGTGACCAGGTGGTGCAGGAGAAAGTTCACTTGCCGCATCTGAATCGCAGTCAAGTGGTGTTCATTGAACACTATTTGGTCAAGTTTAAACGCGAACTTTTGGTCGGCTTGGATAAACAAGTGTTTGCCGCCATACAGTGTCACTTTGAGAATCGCATCATGGAGGTACGTGAGGAGCTGCTCGAACTGGACAAAGACTTCCTTTACAAGCAAATTGCCGTTGGCATATTGAGTTTTGCGGTCAAT CCCCTCAACTTTGAGACGGCTTTGATGCTGGCTGTCAATGTGCTGGCCAGCGAAATCATTTGGGAGCTGCAGCAGTCGCTGCTCAAGCCTGGCATCGATCCACGCGGCATGTCGCATCCGACTAGCTGCGGAAGTGACCGTGATCGCGAACGACGTTCTCTATGCTCAAATTAG
- the LOC133836340 gene encoding uncharacterized protein LOC133836340 codes for MRNASRATPLAAAATPHQQQKQQQQQEQDHIITISTASLSEQSQEAPLKHYQTPATVEGAATATGTGTGTIIGATNVQQSITQGSQQQSSDSTSKRSGGALCRLSQLVSYQNNIADVQHRRGRRLHGLQLPLHPLQLFGWLVLLLFGVASYWVLIPAFHAPIQGPLYGLISGLYVVHIAAHLTALLTDPADKELRRVHRNDRIVPEFDRSKHGHVIENGRCHLCNIRTSTPRTKHCSVCNKCVGKFDHHCKWLNHCIGSRNYVAFLMCVVSAVVATLVIVAAVIGQIVLYYVQPDWLSFYWCNSRLESTELESSDYINLTLSLSNGTMMLLEQETEEQQLYVDTQLDNLTVSTLPTLLDNFTALLEQTTTTPTTTTSQVNHTQVTPLVAGIGVHETIYLLLLGVLGLLAAISAGLLLHLCFFHIYISFLGLTTYEYIRNHRQAQEAKAKQLLEQGKNGGVHFNPQLPTLQHPSKLPAAGTQLYCCSSVPHPNQQQQQQQPLPDATGTAGVAHQLHCCASSREFHQQARQAVYVCSLLQERRHDHLQQQLDAVDAAHEASTLRASFHCCSSYAASAMQRRVSTAASAKAALEPRQRAARGVAGSAAAYLQYTEQCTLCTFQLRSPLRGGRGSAAGSSSTRTLASQTATPSASSSASAAGNISKHQRWRRKWNCCANVPDSPDVPNDLLAALSYREHAATVSGKINASELPVQFIRSLEVPHGGGGNELPLPLKTPRSSRLRHMLRLLGRYRRTRCQRGGAHGNHGVAAAEQHVAAIKQNQIRPLQLHAGRGYDAGYDASTTTTPPPQSSPSRNSSDSISNSSELSTDHGGKELMLLPTSVIRDDCVTTSYQLTLPPALPPPTRRKMPNASELAELAETLGFVTSHSPSSASASSHSSSNCSRQLPGLGNVYRRQRRKHFLRTRSPTLSPIHESGLSNPTSPQPLRHSLVSGSGSANSVAKCSPDVARSSASLVHNLCGLAGEALRKTASNSSLQSISSNSSST; via the coding sequence ATGCGCAACGCGTCCAGAGCGACGCcactagcagcagcagcgacgccgcatcagcagcagaagcagcagcagcagcaggagcaggatcacatcatcaccatcagcaCTGCCAGCTTAAGCGAGCAGTCACAGGAGGCGCCACTCAAACATTATCAAACACCAGCAACTGTAGAGGgcgctgcaactgcaactggaacGGGAACAGGAACAATTATCGGAGCGACAAACGTACAGCAATCGATAACACAGGgatcacaacaacaatcgtCGGACTCCACATCGAAACGATCTGGTGGCGCCCTCTGTCGTCTCAGTCAGCTAGTCAGCTATCAGAATAACATTGCCGATGTGCAGCATCGACGGGGACGTCGACTGCATGGACTGCAGTTGCCGCTGCATCCGTTGCAGCTTTTCGGCTGGcttgtgctgctgctcttcggTGTGGCCAGCTATTGGGTATTAATACCAGCATTTCATGCACCCATTCAAGGACCCCTCTATGGTCTAATCTCTGGCCTGTACGTGGTGCATATTGCCGCCCATTTGACCGCTCTGCTGACCGATCCCGCCGACAAAGAGTTGCGTCGCGTGCATCGCAACGATCGCATTGTGCCCGAATTCGATCGCAGCAAACACGGTCACGTCATCGAGAACGGACGGTGTCACTTGTGCAACATTCGCACCTCGACGCCGCGCACCAAACACTGCTCCGTGTGCAACAAGTGTGTGGGGAAGTTTGATCATCATTGCAAGTGGCTGAATCACTGCATCGGCTCGCGCAACTATGTCGCCTTCCTAATGTGCGTCGTCAGCGCTGTGGTGGCCACGCTGGTCATTGTGGCCGCCGTCATTGGCCAAATTGTGCTGTACTATGTGCAACCCGATTGGCTCAGCTTCTATTGGTGCAACAGTCGCTTGGAGTCGACGGAGTTGGAGTCCAGTGACTACATCAATCTCACGCTAAGTCTCAGCAATGGCACCATGATGCTCTTGGAGCAGGAGACGGAGGAGCAACAGCTCTATGTGGACACACAACTGGACAATCTAACGGTGTCCACGTTGCCCACGCTGTTGGACAACTTTACGGCGCTGCTGGAgcagacaacgacaacaccgacgacgacaacgtcgcAGGTGAATCACACACAGGTGACACCGCTTGTCGCTGGCATCGGGGTCCATGAGACCATATATCTGCTGCTCCTGGGCGTGCTGGGTTTGCTGGCCGCCATCAGTGCCGGACTGTTGCTGCATCTGTGCTTCTTTCACATCTACATCTCGTTCCTGGGACTCACGACGTACGAGTACATTCGCAATCATCGACAGGCGCAGGAGGCGAAAGCCAAACAGCTGCTGGAGCAGGGCAAAAATGGGGGCGTGCACTTCAATCCGCAGCTGCCCACACTGCAACATCCGTCCAAGCTGCCTGCTGCAGGCACTCAGCTCTACTGCTGCTCCAGCGTGCCGCATcccaatcaacaacaacagcagcagcagccgctgcccGATGCAACGGGAACAGCAGGAGTAGCACATCAGCTGCATTGTTGTGCCAGCTCGAGGGAATTCCATCAGCAGGCACGCCAAGCGGTCTATGTGTGCTCGCTGCTGCAGGAGCGACGCCACGATCATCTCCAGCAGCAACTGGATGCTGTGGATGCCGCGCATGAGGCGTCCACGTTGCGTGCCTCGTTCCACTGCTGCTCGAGTTATGCGGCCAGCGCCATGCAGCGACGTGTGAGCACGGCGGCCAGCGCGAAGGCGGCGCTTGAGCCGCGACAGCGTGCCGCAAGGGGCGTGGCAGGCAGCGCCGCCGCCTATTTGCAGTACACGGAACAGTGCACGCTCTGCACGTTTCAGCTGCGGAGTCCGTTGCGCGGGGGACGCGGAAGTGCAgcgggcagcagcagcacacgGACTCTAGCCAGCCAAACAGCGACGCCCTCGGCCTCGTCGTCGGCATCGGCCGCTGGGAATATATCGAAGCATCAGCGCTGGCGTCGAAAATGGAATTGTTGCGCCAATGTGCCCGACAGTCCAGATGTGCCCAACGATCTGCTTGCTGCGTTGTCGTATCGCGAGCACGCCGCCACCGTCAGTGGCAAGATCAATGCCAGCGAGCTGCCCGTGCAGTTCATACGCAGCCTCGAGGTGCCACATGGCGGCGGGGGCAACGAGTTGCCGCTGCCCCTGAAGACGCCACGCAGCTCCCGCTTGCGGCACATGCTGCGACTGCTGGGACGCTATCGTCGGACGCGTTGTCAACGGGGCGGCGCTCATGGGAATCACGGTGTGGCAGCGGCGGAGCAGCATGTGGCCGCCATCAAGCAGAATCAGATACGTCCGCTGCAACTGCACGCCGGACGTGGCTACGATGCGGGCTACGATGcctcgacgacgacgacgccgccaCCGCAAAGTTCGCCGAgtcgcaacagcagcgacagcatcagcaacagcagcgagctGAGCACAGATCACGGCGGGAAGGAACTAATGCTACTGCCCACCAGCGTGATACGCGACGATTGTGTCACGACCAGCTATCAGTTGACGCTGCCACCCGCATTGCCGCCGCCCACGCGTCGCAAGATGCCCAATGCCAGCGAACTGGCTGAGCTCGCCGAAACGTTGGGCTTTGTCACCTCGCATTCACCgtcatcggcatcggcatcgtcGCATTCCTCGTCCAATTGCAGTCGCCAACTGCCGGGATTGGGCAACGTCTATCGACGTCAGCGGCGCAAGCATTTCCTCCGCACACGATCGCCCACATTGTCGCCCATCCATGAGTCGGGACTGTCGAATCCCACATCGCCGCAGCCGTTGCGTCACAGCCTCgtcagcggcagcggcagcgccaACAGTGTGGCCAAGTGTTCGCCGGATGTGGCACGTTCCTCGGCGTCGCTGGTCCACAATCTCTGCGGTCTCGCCGGAGAAGCGTTGCGCAAGACCGCCTCGAATAGTTCGCTGCAGAGCATCAGCTCGAACTCGAGCAGCACTTAA